The Meriones unguiculatus strain TT.TT164.6M chromosome 1, Bangor_MerUng_6.1, whole genome shotgun sequence genome has a segment encoding these proteins:
- the LOC110562507 gene encoding protein cornichon homolog 1-like yields the protein MAFTFAAFCYMLALLLTAPLIFFAIWHIIAFDELKTDYKNPIDQCNTLNPLVLPEYLIHAFFCVMFLCAAEWLTLGLNMPLLAYHIWRHMSRPVMSGPGLYDPTTIMNANILAYCQKEGWCKLAFYLLAFFYYLYGMIYVLVSS from the coding sequence ATGGCGTTCACGTTCGCGGCCTTCTGCTACATGCTGGCGCTGCTGCTCACTGCCCCGCTCATCTTCTTCGCCATCTGGCACATCATAGCATTTGATGAGTTGAAGACTGATTACAAGAACCCTATAGACCAGTGTAACACCCTGAATCCTCTTGTACTGCCAGAGTACCTCATCCATGCTTTCTTCTGTGTCATGTTTCTTTGTGCAGCAGAGTGGCTTACACTGGGTCTCAATATGCCCCTTTTGGCATACCATATTTGGAGGCATATGAGTAGACCAGTGATGAGCGGCCCCGGACTCTATGACCCAACGACCATCATGAATGCAAACATTCTAGCCTACTGTCAGAAGGAAGGATGGTGCAAACTAGCTTTTTACCTTCTAGCCTTTTTTTACTACCTATACGGCATGATCTATGTTTTGGTGAGCTCTTAG